Part of the Marispirochaeta aestuarii genome, TATGAGAATGATCGTTTTCCAAGACTAATACTTTAACTCCATTTTTTTTATAAAACTGACTAATACTTTCCAGCTGCCCTTCCATCTGCTGTAGACGCTCAAGCAATTCTAACATAGAACACTGCTTAATGCGTTCAGGTATTCCCTGATTCCTTTTCTGCATCCTACGCATACACTCATCAGGTGGCGTTTTTACGAATACTACCATAGAAGGCTTGGGTATTTTCCTAAGATAATTCACGATGGAATTATCCGGAATCTCTATATGCGACTGGTTAAAAAAAGAAAGAGAGCGCTGTGAAAGACTCTCATCGAATAGAACAATAGCATCGTCCCCTATACTTTCATTTAGGAAAGAATATCTGCTCGCGCCTAGTAAAAAATATTTTAAGGCCATTTTTCTCTCTTTCTCTGATATTTTTTCATACTCCGGTAGCTCAAAGTATGTTGAAAGGCTTTTTCCGTAAATACTTAAATAGCGAATTAGGTAGTGGGAGAAGTAATTAGATTTGCAGAATATAACTCCTATACGGTTTTCAAACAGAAGACGGGGAAAATATTTAACAAGAAAATGATACTTTGAATCTACATTTACTCTCTTCATCCCTAGAAGCAAAGCTCGGTTAGGAGAATATATTGGTGATCGACGGAGCATTCGATGTAAGAGAATATCCTTCATAATTGTTGATTTTCCCGAACCTGGTAGACCTATAATATCAATAAATTTCATATTCTTGTCTTTTCTTTCACTCTATGGAACGTTAAAATAGTTGTTGTGTCAAAGTAAACATTGAAAACGAGGAATTAGCATGTCTTTCTTAAAAAAAAACAATAGTATTTCGATCACTGTATACCCACACACTGAAATCTTTATCCGGAATAAGGTCAAAAGAGTTAAAAATGGTAAAATCTCTATTCTACTTAAGAATGGTGTCTATCTATGTCGCTATAAATGTCCCGGAAAGCCTTCCTTCACGCGACTCCTCTTTCTTAACAATCTAAAAGATGAAATATCCTTTGACTACCGTTTATTGCAAGATATGAGTGAACATCACTATAATGTTAAGGTACATAATCC contains:
- a CDS encoding deoxynucleoside kinase, which encodes MKFIDIIGLPGSGKSTIMKDILLHRMLRRSPIYSPNRALLLGMKRVNVDSKYHFLVKYFPRLLFENRIGVIFCKSNYFSHYLIRYLSIYGKSLSTYFELPEYEKISEKERKMALKYFLLGASRYSFLNESIGDDAIVLFDESLSQRSLSFFNQSHIEIPDNSIVNYLRKIPKPSMVVFVKTPPDECMRRMQKRNQGIPERIKQCSMLELLERLQQMEGQLESISQFYKKNGVKVLVLENDHSHKKLEMYKKIVESIISI